A region from the Salicibibacter cibarius genome encodes:
- a CDS encoding tRNA (adenine(22)-N(1))-methyltransferase — protein sequence MKQIQQLSLRLQTIAREVPKESRLADIGTDHAQLPVALMADGRLRFAVASDAKAGPFQTALRRVEAAGFSDSISVRHGEGLQALEVSDCIDVLVIAGMGGRLITDILSKGANKLESVQRLILQPNVAADMVREWLYDNEWTLMTEQIVQEEQFYEVLIAAKEDGEGYRDAYANKNWDDAILFGPKLLEKKPEVFRLKWEQDLDHLERVLQQMNTSIERTDIGQERARIKNRIDRIREVIK from the coding sequence GTGAAGCAAATCCAACAGCTGTCATTACGCTTGCAAACGATTGCCCGAGAAGTGCCGAAAGAATCGCGCTTGGCGGACATAGGAACTGACCATGCACAGCTCCCTGTAGCATTAATGGCCGACGGGCGTCTTCGATTTGCTGTAGCCAGTGATGCCAAGGCAGGGCCGTTTCAAACAGCTCTGCGTCGTGTGGAGGCAGCCGGTTTCAGCGATTCTATTTCCGTACGGCACGGGGAAGGCCTGCAAGCGTTGGAGGTCTCTGACTGTATTGATGTTCTCGTCATCGCTGGGATGGGTGGCAGGTTAATCACGGACATATTGTCAAAAGGGGCAAATAAACTGGAATCCGTACAAAGGCTCATTCTTCAGCCGAATGTGGCTGCGGACATGGTAAGAGAATGGTTGTATGACAACGAATGGACGTTGATGACGGAACAAATCGTACAAGAGGAACAATTTTATGAAGTGTTAATAGCAGCAAAAGAAGATGGAGAGGGTTATCGGGACGCGTACGCGAATAAAAATTGGGATGATGCGATCCTATTCGGTCCAAAGTTGCTTGAAAAAAAGCCCGAGGTTTTCCGGTTAAAATGGGAGCAGGATCTTGACCATTTGGAACGGGTGTTGCAACAAATGAATACTTCGATTGAGCGGACGGACATTGGTCAAGAACGCGCGCGTATTAAAAATCGAATCGACAGAATCAGGGAGGTTATAAAATGA
- the glyS gene encoding glycine--tRNA ligase subunit beta, which produces MTKPFLLEIGVEEMPAQYIDDAREQLRLNMEKWLDDHRLAYHTVHTFSTPRRLAVLIEALAEKQEGIVEEARGPAASIAKDEAGNWTKAALGFARGKGVDPEQLAAKETPQGSYVFATIEKKGKPTAELLPDAVSQATALTFPKSMRWGREQLRYVRPIRWLVAMFGADVVPYEIAGVQSGRESAGHRFLGEPVSLNDAGDYEKELMRVFVLANHESRKAAIKKQLDMLEEEQNWRIGKDEDLLGEVANLVEYPTVLYGTFDETYLRLPDDVLITTMREHQRYFAVYDADGHLLPFFVTVRNGDHRHLENVQKGNEKVLRARLSDAVFFYEEDQARALEQFLEKLDHIVEHEKLGSLGDKRLRTSKIARQMAEKAGLSKQLTDDVARSANLLKFDLSSHMVDEFPELQGVMGADYARKLGEKETVATAIKEQYLPRFNGDALPESTVGAIVSLADKWDTIITSLAIGLKPTGSQDPYGLRRQAQAIVQIANRYEFPVTFESMLELVVHVVQEEGLAVNGSKLLTEAGEFFALRFKALLSDEGISHDVVNAVLFAPYGRLDTLFERAEFLQKRHGSDEMKAVAEALSRVNNIAKKIEGPKMSLPDPEAFEKEEEQELYDRFTALKKELPLLLEEKELASAWEVFVKLTPVIHRYFDAIMVMSDDERLRSNRLRQMHHLSKEIHRFARFQSLVFSA; this is translated from the coding sequence ATGACAAAACCTTTTCTATTGGAAATCGGCGTGGAGGAAATGCCGGCTCAATATATCGACGACGCGCGCGAACAATTACGTTTAAACATGGAAAAATGGCTGGATGACCATCGTTTGGCTTATCATACGGTGCACACCTTTTCCACTCCGAGACGGCTAGCTGTTCTGATTGAAGCGTTGGCCGAAAAACAAGAAGGGATCGTAGAAGAGGCACGCGGCCCCGCAGCGTCAATCGCCAAAGACGAAGCAGGCAATTGGACGAAAGCTGCCCTCGGCTTTGCGCGGGGCAAAGGCGTCGATCCGGAACAACTCGCCGCAAAGGAAACGCCCCAGGGTTCATACGTATTTGCAACCATTGAAAAAAAGGGGAAACCAACGGCTGAATTACTCCCGGATGCCGTGTCTCAAGCAACGGCACTTACATTTCCGAAAAGTATGCGCTGGGGGCGGGAACAATTGAGATACGTGCGTCCGATTCGTTGGTTGGTTGCGATGTTTGGCGCGGATGTTGTTCCTTACGAAATCGCGGGCGTGCAAAGCGGGCGTGAAAGCGCCGGGCATCGATTCCTTGGCGAGCCGGTATCCTTAAATGACGCCGGCGATTATGAAAAGGAACTTATGCGGGTGTTTGTACTGGCGAATCACGAATCTAGAAAAGCGGCGATAAAAAAACAGTTGGACATGCTTGAAGAGGAGCAAAACTGGCGAATCGGCAAAGATGAAGATTTGCTCGGGGAAGTTGCGAATCTTGTCGAATATCCGACCGTTTTGTACGGGACGTTTGACGAAACGTATTTGCGTCTTCCCGACGATGTGTTGATTACAACGATGCGAGAGCATCAACGATACTTCGCTGTGTATGATGCTGATGGGCATTTGCTCCCCTTTTTCGTAACGGTCCGAAATGGTGATCATCGTCATTTGGAAAATGTGCAAAAAGGAAACGAAAAAGTATTACGCGCACGCTTGTCGGATGCCGTCTTTTTTTACGAAGAAGATCAAGCACGCGCTTTGGAACAGTTTTTGGAAAAACTTGATCATATCGTTGAACATGAAAAATTGGGGAGCCTTGGGGACAAGCGTCTACGGACGTCGAAAATCGCTCGCCAAATGGCGGAAAAAGCAGGCTTAAGTAAGCAACTGACGGATGATGTCGCGCGATCGGCGAATCTTTTGAAGTTCGATTTATCTTCTCATATGGTCGATGAATTTCCGGAACTGCAAGGGGTCATGGGCGCAGATTACGCTCGGAAACTTGGGGAAAAAGAAACGGTTGCCACCGCGATTAAGGAACAATATTTGCCCCGATTTAACGGTGATGCGCTTCCGGAATCGACTGTCGGTGCGATTGTAAGCCTGGCGGATAAATGGGACACCATAATCACGTCTCTGGCGATTGGCCTCAAACCGACAGGCTCCCAAGACCCTTACGGGTTGCGAAGACAGGCGCAGGCCATCGTTCAAATCGCCAACCGCTACGAGTTTCCTGTGACATTTGAATCGATGTTGGAACTTGTCGTCCATGTGGTGCAAGAAGAGGGGCTGGCGGTTAATGGATCCAAGTTGTTGACGGAAGCCGGCGAATTTTTCGCTTTGCGGTTTAAGGCTTTGCTCTCGGATGAAGGCATTTCCCACGATGTTGTGAATGCCGTATTGTTCGCACCTTACGGACGTTTGGATACGTTATTCGAGCGAGCGGAATTTTTACAGAAACGGCACGGCTCCGATGAGATGAAAGCCGTTGCGGAAGCGCTCAGTCGTGTGAACAATATTGCCAAAAAAATTGAGGGACCAAAAATGAGCCTTCCTGATCCCGAGGCGTTTGAAAAAGAGGAGGAACAGGAGCTTTACGATCGATTCACAGCGCTTAAGAAGGAATTGCCGCTTTTATTGGAAGAAAAAGAATTGGCAAGTGCCTGGGAAGTTTTCGTAAAACTTACACCTGTCATTCACCGTTATTTTGACGCGATTATGGTGATGAGCGATGATGAACGATTGCGATCGAATCGCCTTCGGCAAATGCATCATTTATCAAAAGAAATCCATCGCTTTGCCCGTTTTCAATCGCTCGTATTTTCCGCGTAA
- the dnaG gene encoding DNA primase — MQRAIPEETVENVRRHTDIVDVIGESVQLQKKGNYRYTGLCPFHEENTPSFSVSQDRQLYYCFGCGAAGNVFTFLRDLEQVTFQEAVRTLAEKANISVEIPEATFSAPQKHHSLKEGCQLAARFYHHLLMHTEQGREAYNYAQGARNVSDEALRHFQIGFAPSEREVLSLLLKKRAFDLSEMEQADLVQRTEDGRGPYDRFNSRLIFPIWDMSGQPIAFGGRALDKASSAKYLNSRETPIFKKNEVLYAYHLARPAVRKRKFVVLFEGYMDVVSAWMAGVDNGVATLGTALTGKQAQLIRRLSEQVTICYDGDSPGEKAAIQNAETLEANGCHVKIAPMPANQDPDDYIRDQGAHAFRQNMIEGAHSVLSFKMNAYKKEKNVQRAGDRKDYIEWVLEALVQIGSPVEREFYLKQLSEEFSISLEALKQEQHRMYQRVRGKSKAFFNRREQEAGGGSTPSQKNLLPAFHNAERALLQMMMEDEAWAEEVKQEIGGDFNVDEYAAIAAHLFGYYGEGHPAGSAGFLDYLEDGELSSIAAEIAMQSGGEMNPEAFADYIHQVKNYSSWVEIEQKEHAQKEALQKNDVETATALGQEIIALHKKLGRKAVRPRYLRAHLQ; from the coding sequence GTGCAAAGAGCAATCCCTGAAGAAACAGTGGAGAACGTTCGCAGGCACACGGATATCGTTGATGTGATCGGCGAGTCGGTTCAGTTGCAAAAGAAGGGCAACTATCGGTACACGGGGTTATGTCCGTTTCATGAAGAGAATACCCCTTCATTTTCCGTCTCTCAGGATCGGCAGCTCTATTATTGTTTTGGGTGCGGTGCCGCCGGAAATGTATTCACATTTTTGCGGGACCTTGAGCAGGTCACATTTCAGGAGGCGGTCCGTACATTAGCGGAGAAAGCAAATATTTCCGTTGAAATCCCGGAAGCAACGTTTTCCGCGCCACAAAAACATCATTCTTTAAAAGAAGGGTGTCAATTGGCCGCGCGCTTTTATCATCACTTACTCATGCATACGGAGCAAGGGCGCGAGGCTTATAATTATGCCCAAGGTGCCCGAAATGTAAGCGACGAAGCGTTGCGTCACTTCCAGATAGGTTTTGCGCCATCGGAACGTGAAGTGCTATCCCTCCTTTTGAAAAAACGTGCGTTTGACCTTTCCGAGATGGAACAGGCAGATCTGGTACAAAGGACGGAAGATGGACGCGGTCCGTATGATCGGTTTAACTCCCGGCTTATTTTTCCGATATGGGATATGAGTGGGCAGCCGATAGCCTTTGGGGGACGCGCGCTTGATAAAGCATCTTCTGCCAAATATTTAAATAGCCGGGAGACGCCCATTTTTAAAAAAAATGAAGTGCTTTATGCGTACCACCTTGCACGCCCGGCAGTGCGAAAACGTAAATTTGTCGTACTGTTTGAAGGTTATATGGATGTTGTATCGGCTTGGATGGCCGGTGTGGACAACGGGGTGGCTACACTTGGAACGGCGCTTACCGGTAAGCAGGCACAATTAATCCGCCGTTTATCCGAGCAAGTGACCATTTGTTACGATGGCGACTCCCCCGGGGAAAAAGCGGCGATACAAAATGCGGAAACGCTGGAGGCAAACGGTTGCCACGTTAAAATTGCGCCCATGCCCGCCAATCAGGATCCGGACGATTATATTCGTGATCAAGGTGCCCATGCTTTTAGGCAAAACATGATCGAGGGTGCCCACTCCGTATTATCCTTTAAAATGAACGCTTATAAAAAAGAGAAAAACGTTCAGCGGGCAGGAGATCGCAAGGATTATATCGAATGGGTACTTGAGGCGCTTGTGCAAATAGGCAGCCCGGTGGAACGTGAATTTTACCTTAAGCAATTATCGGAAGAGTTTTCAATATCCCTGGAAGCATTAAAACAGGAACAGCATCGTATGTATCAAAGGGTACGTGGCAAAAGCAAGGCTTTCTTTAATCGCCGGGAACAAGAAGCGGGCGGGGGAAGTACTCCTTCGCAAAAGAATCTCCTCCCCGCATTTCACAATGCCGAGCGCGCCCTCTTGCAAATGATGATGGAAGATGAAGCTTGGGCCGAAGAGGTAAAGCAGGAAATTGGCGGGGATTTTAATGTGGATGAATACGCGGCCATTGCAGCTCACTTATTCGGTTATTATGGTGAAGGACATCCGGCGGGAAGCGCCGGTTTCCTGGACTATCTGGAAGACGGTGAACTTTCGTCCATTGCTGCCGAAATCGCGATGCAATCGGGAGGGGAAATGAACCCGGAAGCATTTGCGGATTATATTCATCAGGTTAAGAACTACTCAAGTTGGGTAGAAATAGAACAAAAAGAACATGCGCAAAAAGAAGCTTTGCAAAAAAATGATGTAGAGACGGCAACAGCGCTCGGTCAGGAAATTATTGCGCTGCATAAAAAGCTCGGGCGCAAAGCGGTGCGCCCCCGGTATTTGCGTGCGCATTTGCAATAG
- a CDS encoding c-type cytochrome, with translation MKGQPLIPFLLIAVAGISLMLILSFVGLGEPAEEEEGEENGEEESVDAGAEIYEENCLSCHGENMEGDSGPEIEGQGVDEVMTAIEEGPGSMPEGLVSGEDAEAVAEYVEEGGE, from the coding sequence GTGAAAGGACAACCATTAATACCATTTTTACTTATTGCCGTTGCCGGTATCTCTCTCATGTTAATTCTTTCATTTGTAGGTTTAGGCGAACCTGCAGAGGAGGAAGAGGGAGAAGAGAATGGTGAAGAAGAATCAGTTGATGCCGGCGCTGAAATTTATGAAGAAAACTGTTTGAGTTGTCACGGCGAAAACATGGAAGGGGATTCCGGTCCGGAAATTGAAGGGCAAGGCGTTGATGAGGTCATGACCGCGATCGAGGAAGGTCCCGGGTCCATGCCCGAGGGTTTAGTCAGCGGTGAAGATGCTGAGGCCGTTGCCGAGTATGTAGAAGAAGGTGGGGAATAA
- a CDS encoding helix-turn-helix transcriptional regulator: MRTIELTDRQERILEIVKNEGPITGEQIADRLSLTRATLRPDLAILTMVNFLGARPRVGYYFTGKTGAEVPLAEIKERKVGEYQSIPVVVGESDSVYDAISAMFLEDVGTLFVVDQASRLAGVLSRKDLLRASIGKQELESMPVSIIMTRMPNITVCKKDDLLIEAASLLIERQIDALPVVNGEDNHPYEVVGRVTKTTMTKALVDLVQTERPLGGDRS; the protein is encoded by the coding sequence GTGAGAACCATCGAATTAACGGATCGGCAAGAACGGATTTTGGAAATTGTGAAAAATGAAGGTCCGATCACCGGTGAACAAATCGCGGACCGCCTTTCCTTGACAAGAGCCACGTTACGCCCTGACTTAGCCATTTTGACTATGGTCAATTTTCTTGGTGCCAGACCGCGTGTCGGTTATTATTTTACGGGAAAAACAGGGGCAGAAGTTCCGCTTGCGGAAATAAAGGAACGGAAAGTGGGGGAATACCAGTCTATCCCTGTCGTTGTCGGGGAGTCCGACTCCGTATATGATGCAATAAGCGCAATGTTTCTCGAGGATGTGGGCACGTTATTTGTAGTTGATCAAGCCTCGCGACTGGCCGGGGTTCTTTCCCGCAAAGATTTACTCAGGGCAAGTATTGGCAAGCAGGAATTGGAATCGATGCCGGTGAGTATCATTATGACGCGGATGCCAAATATTACGGTTTGCAAAAAAGACGATTTGCTTATCGAGGCGGCAAGTCTTTTAATTGAGCGGCAAATCGACGCGCTCCCGGTCGTGAATGGCGAGGATAATCATCCATACGAAGTCGTTGGCCGTGTGACGAAGACAACAATGACGAAGGCGCTCGTTGATTTAGTGCAAACCGAGCGCCCTTTGGGAGGTGATCGTTCATGA
- a CDS encoding pyruvate, water dikinase regulatory protein has protein sequence MNTFQQHPIVYVISDSVGETAELVIKAAASQFGTTNIEVRRIPYVEDEATINEVVDLAKDVGAMIAFTLVVPEVKAHLLATAERKQVEVVDIMGPILDKLTHLLQLQPKYKPGLVYRLDEEYFRKVEAIEFAVKYDDGRDPRGILSADIILIGVSRTSKTPLSQYLAHKGLKVANVPIVPELEPPEELFRITSDKCIGLHIRPEKLHEIRSERLKSLGLKKEANYASMERIKNELDYSKKVMEKIGCSIIDVSNKAVEETANMISNHFTQ, from the coding sequence ATGAATACGTTTCAACAGCATCCGATTGTTTATGTTATTTCCGACTCTGTCGGCGAAACAGCGGAACTGGTCATTAAAGCGGCAGCGAGCCAATTTGGGACCACAAACATTGAAGTGCGCCGCATTCCATACGTAGAAGATGAAGCAACGATCAATGAAGTGGTGGACCTTGCCAAAGATGTCGGTGCCATGATTGCTTTTACACTCGTCGTTCCTGAAGTGAAGGCCCACTTGCTTGCAACGGCAGAACGAAAACAAGTGGAAGTTGTGGACATCATGGGGCCGATTCTTGATAAATTGACCCATCTTTTGCAACTGCAACCGAAATATAAGCCGGGACTTGTTTACCGTTTGGACGAGGAATATTTTCGAAAAGTGGAAGCGATCGAGTTCGCCGTCAAATATGATGATGGCAGAGACCCAAGAGGCATTTTAAGCGCGGATATTATCCTTATCGGCGTCTCCCGCACTTCTAAGACACCTCTGTCCCAGTATTTGGCGCATAAAGGATTAAAAGTGGCGAACGTTCCGATTGTCCCGGAACTTGAACCGCCGGAAGAGTTGTTTCGCATCACATCCGATAAATGCATCGGTCTTCATATTCGTCCGGAAAAATTACACGAAATACGCTCGGAGCGTCTGAAATCGCTCGGCCTGAAAAAAGAAGCAAACTATGCGAGCATGGAACGTATCAAAAACGAATTGGATTATTCGAAAAAGGTTATGGAAAAAATCGGTTGCAGTATTATCGATGTGTCAAATAAAGCGGTGGAAGAAACGGCCAATATGATTTCCAATCATTTTACACAGTGA
- a CDS encoding Nif3-like dinuclear metal center hexameric protein, which translates to MSAIPSARNVVSLLEKWSPQHLAMEGDPVGLMLGTLDKPVKNVLVTLDVTEAVVAEAVEQDADLIISHHPLLFMPLREVDTSTPKGRVIQQCLQHDITVYAAHTNLDIAPGGVNDWLADEMGIKETKIVVPTKKDHLYKLVAFVPEEDADQVRRALGDAGAGHIGDYSHCTFNSEGTGTFIPGDETDPHIGNRGESTYVAEKKIETVVPDSIRAHVLDVLSRVHPYEEPAYDLYPLELESEFFGLGRIGTLASSMKLDTFASSLKEVFNVEGLRVVGDLGQNVQTIAVIGGDGSKYWPQALAAGADVLVTGDVKFHTAQDAEAAGLALVDPGHHIESIMKQALAARLGKDTQASGYQLKITASAVDTEPFTFL; encoded by the coding sequence ATGAGTGCGATACCGAGTGCTCGTAATGTGGTTTCTTTGCTTGAAAAATGGTCTCCCCAACATTTGGCTATGGAAGGGGATCCTGTCGGCTTGATGCTCGGCACTTTGGATAAACCTGTGAAAAATGTGCTTGTCACGTTGGATGTTACAGAAGCGGTAGTGGCCGAAGCTGTTGAGCAGGACGCAGATCTCATTATCAGCCATCATCCCCTTTTGTTTATGCCTTTGAGGGAAGTGGATACGTCTACCCCGAAAGGACGCGTCATCCAACAATGTTTGCAGCATGACATCACCGTTTACGCTGCGCATACCAATTTGGATATCGCGCCGGGCGGGGTGAATGATTGGTTGGCGGATGAAATGGGGATCAAAGAGACGAAGATTGTTGTCCCGACGAAAAAAGATCATCTGTACAAACTCGTGGCATTTGTTCCGGAAGAAGACGCGGACCAAGTACGGAGGGCATTGGGAGATGCGGGAGCCGGCCACATCGGCGATTACTCCCATTGCACGTTTAACAGTGAAGGCACGGGCACATTTATCCCAGGCGATGAAACCGACCCTCACATCGGAAACCGTGGGGAATCAACCTATGTCGCGGAGAAAAAAATAGAAACGGTCGTCCCCGATTCCATACGGGCGCATGTGCTTGATGTGCTTAGCCGTGTCCACCCCTATGAAGAACCTGCGTATGATCTTTATCCATTGGAGCTTGAGAGCGAATTTTTTGGTCTTGGCCGAATCGGAACGCTTGCTTCTTCGATGAAGCTTGATACATTTGCTTCCTCTCTAAAAGAGGTCTTTAACGTAGAGGGATTGCGGGTTGTCGGTGATTTAGGGCAAAACGTACAAACCATTGCCGTTATTGGCGGAGACGGTAGCAAATATTGGCCACAGGCGTTGGCAGCCGGGGCGGATGTGCTGGTGACCGGAGACGTTAAGTTTCATACAGCTCAGGATGCAGAAGCTGCCGGGCTTGCGCTCGTCGACCCCGGGCACCATATCGAAAGCATCATGAAGCAAGCCCTTGCCGCCCGATTGGGGAAAGATACGCAAGCGAGTGGCTATCAGCTAAAAATTACTGCTTCGGCCGTTGATACAGAGCCGTTTACATTTTTATAA
- the rpoD gene encoding RNA polymerase sigma factor RpoD → MAEKPLRPLAEGEMSIDQVKEQLVELGKKRGVLSYAEITEKLAPYDQDSEQMDEFFEYLGEQGVDLLNEGEEVPSMEQVEKEEDHDLNDLSVPPGIKINDPVRMYLKEIGRVPLLSADEEIDLAKRIEDDDEESKRRLAEANLRLVVSIAKRYVGRGMLFLDLIQEGNMGLIKAVEKFDYNKGFKFSTYATWWIRQAITRAIADQARTIRIPVHMVETINKLIRVQRQLLQDLGREPTPEEVSEEMDLTPDKVREILKIAQEPVSLETPIGEEDDSHLGDFIEDQDAQAPSDAAAYELLKEQLEDVLDTLTDREENVLRLRFGLDDGRTRTLEEVGKVFGVTRERIRQIEAKALRKLRHPSRSKRLKDFME, encoded by the coding sequence ATGGCAGAGAAACCACTACGTCCGTTAGCGGAAGGTGAAATGTCCATCGATCAAGTCAAAGAGCAACTCGTAGAGCTCGGCAAAAAAAGAGGGGTACTCTCTTATGCAGAAATAACGGAAAAACTTGCGCCATATGATCAAGATTCGGAACAAATGGATGAATTTTTCGAGTACCTGGGAGAGCAAGGGGTCGACTTGCTAAATGAAGGCGAGGAAGTCCCCAGTATGGAACAGGTCGAAAAGGAAGAAGACCATGATCTGAATGACCTTAGTGTCCCGCCCGGAATCAAGATTAATGACCCGGTCCGAATGTATTTAAAAGAGATCGGGCGTGTTCCGTTGCTTTCCGCCGATGAGGAGATCGATCTCGCCAAGCGAATAGAGGATGACGACGAGGAGTCGAAGCGGCGTCTTGCCGAGGCAAACCTGCGTCTTGTCGTCAGCATTGCCAAGCGCTATGTCGGTCGCGGCATGCTGTTTCTCGACTTGATTCAAGAAGGAAACATGGGGTTAATCAAAGCCGTGGAAAAATTTGATTATAACAAGGGGTTCAAATTCAGCACGTATGCGACGTGGTGGATTCGCCAAGCGATCACCCGCGCGATTGCCGATCAGGCGCGAACGATTCGCATTCCGGTGCATATGGTTGAGACCATTAATAAATTAATCCGTGTCCAGCGTCAATTGCTCCAAGATCTCGGTCGGGAACCTACGCCTGAAGAAGTTTCCGAAGAGATGGATTTAACGCCCGACAAAGTGCGTGAAATCTTGAAAATTGCCCAAGAGCCCGTTTCCCTGGAAACCCCTATCGGCGAAGAAGATGATTCCCACCTCGGTGATTTTATTGAAGACCAGGATGCACAGGCGCCATCGGACGCCGCTGCCTATGAGCTCTTAAAAGAACAATTGGAAGACGTGCTCGATACGTTAACCGATCGGGAAGAAAACGTTTTACGTCTGCGATTTGGGCTTGATGACGGGCGTACGCGCACACTTGAAGAAGTAGGCAAAGTGTTCGGCGTTACCCGCGAGCGCATTCGTCAAATCGAAGCAAAAGCGTTGCGCAAATTAAGGCACCCAAGCCGCAGCAAACGCCTAAAAGACTTTATGGAGTAA